A stretch of Neochlamydia sp. AcF84 DNA encodes these proteins:
- a CDS encoding leucine-rich repeat domain-containing protein gives MILSDPIPRQQTDFRSTVSENIEDVISGELMTQAVTLFPCGHTFNKDTVIQCLARNKLCPLDRKVIERHAPNYTIRQLAEAAESHPLEEFKHDPIEEAVKHFLRAKQYAEKGNHEAAVEALLQSLRLSPTYEKAQAYLEFCLKRSEKSSSSSKLPSLCREKGKEKMLCSADSFKEGYIELLFNLLEEPQIQINPALKKMLEKQVEELIRQEGEELTEDEKISYQWTKNLLGENKKVRQFTLEKLQQIHQRSYFISDSPLSILSVSSAPALSLEGMNSLYKEIINLHFPYEEGNSAEHAYSLDQIYKIDFNLSVEAKLKHIFKQVLTWVESLSPLEFKGENKKNDVFDFLTYASYLLNISRLLLWEELRGGREYLDQEKIKMLPLKRKGALFKDWLKEHGKNVTYLSFKRRGFITKKINLTFLPAEIGQLVNLKTLDLQQNSLTSLPPEIGQLSNLQNLYLSSNQLTALPVEIGQLSQLQDLSLSNNQLTVLPVKIG, from the coding sequence ATGATACTCTCAGATCCTATTCCTAGGCAGCAGACAGACTTTAGAAGCACAGTTTCAGAAAATATAGAAGACGTTATATCAGGAGAATTGATGACTCAGGCGGTTACTTTATTTCCGTGTGGCCATACCTTTAACAAAGATACCGTCATTCAATGCTTAGCGCGCAATAAACTTTGTCCTCTAGATAGAAAGGTTATTGAAAGGCATGCACCCAACTATACGATCAGGCAGCTAGCTGAGGCTGCTGAGTCGCATCCTTTAGAAGAATTTAAACATGATCCTATTGAAGAAGCTGTAAAGCATTTTCTAAGGGCTAAGCAATACGCCGAAAAAGGAAATCATGAAGCAGCTGTAGAAGCTTTATTGCAATCTCTGCGATTAAGTCCTACTTATGAGAAAGCCCAAGCTTATCTAGAGTTTTGCCTTAAACGCTCAGAAAAATCTTCTTCCTCTTCAAAGCTCCCTTCCCTTTGTCGCGAGAAAGGTAAAGAAAAAATGCTCTGCTCTGCGGACTCTTTTAAAGAAGGCTATATAGAACTCTTATTTAACCTTCTAGAAGAACCTCAAATTCAAATCAATCCGGCTTTAAAGAAAATGCTTGAGAAACAAGTGGAAGAGCTAATTAGGCAGGAAGGCGAAGAGCTGACGGAGGATGAAAAGATAAGCTATCAATGGACAAAGAATCTATTAGGTGAAAATAAAAAGGTGAGGCAATTTACCCTGGAGAAGCTGCAGCAAATCCATCAACGATCTTATTTTATCTCTGACTCTCCTTTGTCTATTTTATCGGTTAGCAGCGCTCCAGCTCTTTCTTTGGAAGGTATGAACTCTCTTTATAAAGAAATCATCAATTTACATTTTCCTTATGAAGAGGGTAATTCGGCTGAGCACGCGTACAGTTTAGATCAAATCTATAAAATCGACTTTAACCTTTCAGTGGAAGCAAAATTGAAGCACATCTTTAAACAAGTTTTAACCTGGGTTGAATCTCTCTCTCCTTTAGAATTTAAAGGAGAAAATAAAAAAAACGATGTCTTCGACTTTTTGACATATGCTTCCTATCTCCTCAATATTAGCCGTCTTCTATTGTGGGAGGAGCTGCGTGGAGGGAGAGAATATTTAGATCAAGAAAAGATTAAAATGCTCCCTTTAAAGAGAAAGGGGGCACTTTTTAAAGATTGGCTAAAAGAGCATGGAAAAAATGTTACTTATCTAAGTTTTAAGAGGAGAGGATTTATTACAAAGAAAATAAATTTAACTTTCCTGCCTGCCGAAATTGGACAGCTAGTTAACCTGAAAACACTTGACTTGCAGCAAAACTCTCTTACGAGCCTGCCACCAGAAATAGGGCAGCTCTCTAACCTCCAAAATCTTTATCTAAGCAGCAATCAGCTAACCGCGCTTCCTGTAGAAATCGGGCAGCTCTCTCAGCTGCAAGATCTTTCCTTAAGCAACAATCAGCTAACCGTGCTTCCTGTAAAAATAGGGTAG
- a CDS encoding leucine-rich repeat domain-containing protein: MALFPEVGQLSWLWELNLQQNHLLTIPAEIGKLSRLHGLDLRQNQLTTIPVEIGQLSQLQRLDLQYNQITSVPAEIGGLPFLKRLDLHHNQLTTLPAAIGQLAELEELNLQENPLIDLPAELEQLAWCSIKVD; encoded by the coding sequence ATGGCTCTTTTTCCGGAAGTTGGTCAACTTTCTTGGCTATGGGAACTTAACTTACAGCAAAACCATCTACTCACCATTCCAGCTGAAATTGGCAAATTGTCTAGGTTGCATGGTCTCGATTTGCGCCAAAACCAGCTCACTACTATTCCTGTCGAGATTGGACAGCTGTCGCAGTTGCAACGCCTTGATTTACAATACAATCAGATTACTTCTGTGCCTGCAGAAATTGGCGGATTGCCTTTTTTGAAACGACTAGACTTGCACCATAATCAGTTAACAACTTTACCTGCCGCAATTGGGCAGCTTGCTGAATTAGAGGAGCTTAACTTGCAAGAGAACCCACTTATTGATCTCCCTGCTGAGCTTGAGCAGCTTGCTTGGTGCTCCATCAAGGTTGATTAG